The Melospiza georgiana isolate bMelGeo1 chromosome 26, bMelGeo1.pri, whole genome shotgun sequence genome window below encodes:
- the LOC131093575 gene encoding excitatory amino acid transporter 1-like isoform X1, translating to MSEQSHVNSLFLNEDAAKRLHTDSRVQRFQQAVHKRAARAKKRMHNITAESAKSFFRRNAFVLFTIAAVLLGIILAFSLRPYQLTYRQIKYFSFPGELLMRMLQMLVLPLIVSSLITGMASLDSRVSGKMGMRAIIYYMVTTIIAVFIGIFMVIIIHPGKGSKDKLHREGRIEQVQTTDAFMDLVRNMFPPNLVEACFKQYKTQYSTRVFTRTILHSSNATAGVVTTQIPVPENFTSIMENVTHALGTISEVLTFEEVIPIPGSANGVNALGLVVFSMCFGLMIGSMKQKGRALREFFNCLNEAIMRLVAIIIWYAPVGIMFLIAGKILEMDDLAVMGGQLGMYTLTVIVGLLIHALCILPLLYFIVTHRNPWVFIAGLLQALITALGTSSSSATLPITFRCLEENNGVDRRITRFVLPVGATINMDGTALYEALAAIFIAQVNNYELDFGQIITISITATAASIGAAGIPQAGLVTMVIVLTSVGLPTEDITLIIAVDWFLDRLRTTTNVLGDSLGAGIVEHLSRHELDAQDCELGNSGIQEKEQLSHLVCPQNDTHRHSRRETTL from the exons ATGAGCGAGCAGAGCCACGTCAACAGCCTGTTCCTCAACGAGGATGCAGCCAAGCGGCTCCACACCGACAGCCGGGTGCAGCGGTTCCAGCAGGCTGTGCACAAGCGGGCGGCGCGGGCCAAGAAGCGGATGCACAACATCACTGCTGAGAGTGCTAAAAGCTTCTTCAGGAGAAATGCCTTCGTCCTCTTCACCATTGCTGCGGTCCTACTAG GAATTATCCTGGCCTTCTCCCTCCGGCCCTACCAGCTGACCTATCGCCAGATCAAGTATTTCTCCTTCCCTGGCGAGCTGCTGATGCGTATGCTCCAGATGCTGGTTCTTCCTCTCATTGTCTCTAGCTTGATTACAG gaaTGGCCTCACTGGACAGCAGAGTCTCAGGGAAGATGGGGATGCGGGCTATCATCTACTACATGGTGACCACAATCATAGCTGTCTTCATTGGCATCTTCATGGTGATCATCATACACCCAGGAAAAGGATCCAAGGACAAACTTCACAGAGAAGGCAGAATTGAGCAGGTGCAGACTACAGATGCCTTCATGGACTTGGTGAG GAATATGTTCCCACCCAACCTGGTAGAAGCCTGCTTCAAACAG TACAAGACTCAGTACAGCACCAGGGTCTTCACCAGAACCATCCTCCACAGCAGCAATGCCACAGCAGGTGTGGTAACCACTCAGATCCCTGTGCCTGAGAATTTCACCAGCATCATGGAGAATGTCACTCATGCCCTGGGAACCATCTCCGAGGTGCTGACCTTTGAAGAAGTCATTCCCATCCCAGGCTCAGCCAATGGGGTGAACGCGCTGGGGCTGGTAGTGTTCTCCATGTGCTTCGGTTTGATGATCGGCAGCATGAAGCAGAAGGGACGGGCCCTGCGGGAGTTCTTTAACTGCCTCAACGAAGCCATCATGAGGCTGGTGGCCATTATCATCTG GTATGCTCCAGTTGGGATCATGTTTTTAATTGCGGGCAAAATCCTGGAGATGGATGACCTAGCAGTGATGGGAGGCCAGCTGGGGATGTACACACTCACTGTCATCGTTGGACTCCTCATTCATGCCCTTTGCATCCTGCCTCTGCTCTACTTCATTGTCACTCACCGAAACCCCTGGGTGTTCATtgcagggctcctgcaggctctcatcacagccctgggcacctccTCCAG CTCAGCGACTCTGCCCATAACCTTCAGGTGCCTGGaagaaaacaatggtgtggaCAGGCGCATCACAAGGtttgtgctgcctgtgggaGCCACAATTAACATGGACGGCACTGCTCTGTACGAGGCCCTTGCAGCCATCTTCATTGCACAAGTCAACAACTATGAACTTGACTTTGGGCAAATCATCACAATAAG CATcactgccacagcagccagcatcGGAGCCGCAGGTATTCCCCAGGCAGGACTGGTGACAATGGTTATAGTGCTGACATCAGTGGGGCTGCCTACTGAAGACATTACACTGATCATCGCTGTGGACTGGTTTCT GGACCGCCTTAGAACGACTACAAATGTCCTGGGGGATTCTCTGGGGGCTGGCATTGTGGAGCATCTCTCCCGGCATGAGCTGGATGCGCAAGACTGCGAACTTGGTAATTCTGGGATACAGGAGAAAGAACAGCTCTCCCACCTGGTTTGCCCACAGAATGACACCCACAGGCACTCCAGGAGGGAGACAACACTGTGA
- the LOC131093575 gene encoding excitatory amino acid transporter 4-like isoform X2, whose amino-acid sequence MSEQSHVNSLFLNEDAAKRLHTDSRVQRFQQAVHKRAARAKKRMHNITAESAKSFFRRNAFVLFTIAAVLLGIILAFSLRPYQLTYRQIKYFSFPGELLMRMLQMLVLPLIVSSLITGMASLDSRVSGKMGMRAIIYYMVTTIIAVFIGIFMVIIIHPGKGSKDKLHREGRIEQVQTTDAFMDLVRNMFPPNLVEACFKQYKTQYSTRVFTRTILHSSNATAGVVTTQIPVPENFTSIMENVTHALGTISEVLTFEEVIPIPGSANGVNALGLVVFSMCFGLMIGSMKQKGRALREFFNCLNEAIMRLVAIIIWYAPVGIMFLIAGKILEMDDLAVMGGQLGMYTLTVIVGLLIHALCILPLLYFIVTHRNPWVFIAGLLQALITALGTSSSSATLPITFRCLEENNGVDRRITRFVLPVGATINMDGTALYEALAAIFIAQVNNYELDFGQIITISITATAASIGAAGIPQAGLVTMVIVLTSVGLPTEDITLIIAVDWFLDRLRTTTNVLGDSLGAGIVEHLSRHELDAQDCELDYLSNFSRKH is encoded by the exons ATGAGCGAGCAGAGCCACGTCAACAGCCTGTTCCTCAACGAGGATGCAGCCAAGCGGCTCCACACCGACAGCCGGGTGCAGCGGTTCCAGCAGGCTGTGCACAAGCGGGCGGCGCGGGCCAAGAAGCGGATGCACAACATCACTGCTGAGAGTGCTAAAAGCTTCTTCAGGAGAAATGCCTTCGTCCTCTTCACCATTGCTGCGGTCCTACTAG GAATTATCCTGGCCTTCTCCCTCCGGCCCTACCAGCTGACCTATCGCCAGATCAAGTATTTCTCCTTCCCTGGCGAGCTGCTGATGCGTATGCTCCAGATGCTGGTTCTTCCTCTCATTGTCTCTAGCTTGATTACAG gaaTGGCCTCACTGGACAGCAGAGTCTCAGGGAAGATGGGGATGCGGGCTATCATCTACTACATGGTGACCACAATCATAGCTGTCTTCATTGGCATCTTCATGGTGATCATCATACACCCAGGAAAAGGATCCAAGGACAAACTTCACAGAGAAGGCAGAATTGAGCAGGTGCAGACTACAGATGCCTTCATGGACTTGGTGAG GAATATGTTCCCACCCAACCTGGTAGAAGCCTGCTTCAAACAG TACAAGACTCAGTACAGCACCAGGGTCTTCACCAGAACCATCCTCCACAGCAGCAATGCCACAGCAGGTGTGGTAACCACTCAGATCCCTGTGCCTGAGAATTTCACCAGCATCATGGAGAATGTCACTCATGCCCTGGGAACCATCTCCGAGGTGCTGACCTTTGAAGAAGTCATTCCCATCCCAGGCTCAGCCAATGGGGTGAACGCGCTGGGGCTGGTAGTGTTCTCCATGTGCTTCGGTTTGATGATCGGCAGCATGAAGCAGAAGGGACGGGCCCTGCGGGAGTTCTTTAACTGCCTCAACGAAGCCATCATGAGGCTGGTGGCCATTATCATCTG GTATGCTCCAGTTGGGATCATGTTTTTAATTGCGGGCAAAATCCTGGAGATGGATGACCTAGCAGTGATGGGAGGCCAGCTGGGGATGTACACACTCACTGTCATCGTTGGACTCCTCATTCATGCCCTTTGCATCCTGCCTCTGCTCTACTTCATTGTCACTCACCGAAACCCCTGGGTGTTCATtgcagggctcctgcaggctctcatcacagccctgggcacctccTCCAG CTCAGCGACTCTGCCCATAACCTTCAGGTGCCTGGaagaaaacaatggtgtggaCAGGCGCATCACAAGGtttgtgctgcctgtgggaGCCACAATTAACATGGACGGCACTGCTCTGTACGAGGCCCTTGCAGCCATCTTCATTGCACAAGTCAACAACTATGAACTTGACTTTGGGCAAATCATCACAATAAG CATcactgccacagcagccagcatcGGAGCCGCAGGTATTCCCCAGGCAGGACTGGTGACAATGGTTATAGTGCTGACATCAGTGGGGCTGCCTACTGAAGACATTACACTGATCATCGCTGTGGACTGGTTTCT GGACCGCCTTAGAACGACTACAAATGTCCTGGGGGATTCTCTGGGGGCTGGCATTGTGGAGCATCTCTCCCGGCATGAGCTGGATGCGCAAGACTGCGAACTTG
- the LOC131093575 gene encoding excitatory amino acid transporter 4-like isoform X3, which produces MSEQSHVNSLFLNEDAAKRLHTDSRVQRFQQAVHKRAARAKKRMHNITAESAKSFFRRNAFVLFTIAAVLLGIILAFSLRPYQLTYRQIKYFSFPGELLMRMLQMLVLPLIVSSLITGMASLDSRVSGKMGMRAIIYYMVTTIIAVFIGIFMVIIIHPGKGSKDKLHREGRIEQVQTTDAFMDLVRNMFPPNLVEACFKQYKTQYSTRVFTRTILHSSNATAGVVTTQIPVPENFTSIMENVTHALGTISEVLTFEEVIPIPGSANGVNALGLVVFSMCFGLMIGSMKQKGRALREFFNCLNEAIMRLVAIIIWYAPVGIMFLIAGKILEMDDLAVMGGQLGMYTLTVIVGLLIHALCILPLLYFIVTHRNPWVFIAGLLQALITALGTSSSSATLPITFRCLEENNGVDRRITRFVLPVGATINMDGTALYEALAAIFIAQVNNYELDFGQIITISITATAASIGAAGIPQAGLVTMVIVLTSVGLPTEDITLIIAVDWFLDRLRTTTNVLGDSLGAGIVEHLSRHELDAQDCELD; this is translated from the exons ATGAGCGAGCAGAGCCACGTCAACAGCCTGTTCCTCAACGAGGATGCAGCCAAGCGGCTCCACACCGACAGCCGGGTGCAGCGGTTCCAGCAGGCTGTGCACAAGCGGGCGGCGCGGGCCAAGAAGCGGATGCACAACATCACTGCTGAGAGTGCTAAAAGCTTCTTCAGGAGAAATGCCTTCGTCCTCTTCACCATTGCTGCGGTCCTACTAG GAATTATCCTGGCCTTCTCCCTCCGGCCCTACCAGCTGACCTATCGCCAGATCAAGTATTTCTCCTTCCCTGGCGAGCTGCTGATGCGTATGCTCCAGATGCTGGTTCTTCCTCTCATTGTCTCTAGCTTGATTACAG gaaTGGCCTCACTGGACAGCAGAGTCTCAGGGAAGATGGGGATGCGGGCTATCATCTACTACATGGTGACCACAATCATAGCTGTCTTCATTGGCATCTTCATGGTGATCATCATACACCCAGGAAAAGGATCCAAGGACAAACTTCACAGAGAAGGCAGAATTGAGCAGGTGCAGACTACAGATGCCTTCATGGACTTGGTGAG GAATATGTTCCCACCCAACCTGGTAGAAGCCTGCTTCAAACAG TACAAGACTCAGTACAGCACCAGGGTCTTCACCAGAACCATCCTCCACAGCAGCAATGCCACAGCAGGTGTGGTAACCACTCAGATCCCTGTGCCTGAGAATTTCACCAGCATCATGGAGAATGTCACTCATGCCCTGGGAACCATCTCCGAGGTGCTGACCTTTGAAGAAGTCATTCCCATCCCAGGCTCAGCCAATGGGGTGAACGCGCTGGGGCTGGTAGTGTTCTCCATGTGCTTCGGTTTGATGATCGGCAGCATGAAGCAGAAGGGACGGGCCCTGCGGGAGTTCTTTAACTGCCTCAACGAAGCCATCATGAGGCTGGTGGCCATTATCATCTG GTATGCTCCAGTTGGGATCATGTTTTTAATTGCGGGCAAAATCCTGGAGATGGATGACCTAGCAGTGATGGGAGGCCAGCTGGGGATGTACACACTCACTGTCATCGTTGGACTCCTCATTCATGCCCTTTGCATCCTGCCTCTGCTCTACTTCATTGTCACTCACCGAAACCCCTGGGTGTTCATtgcagggctcctgcaggctctcatcacagccctgggcacctccTCCAG CTCAGCGACTCTGCCCATAACCTTCAGGTGCCTGGaagaaaacaatggtgtggaCAGGCGCATCACAAGGtttgtgctgcctgtgggaGCCACAATTAACATGGACGGCACTGCTCTGTACGAGGCCCTTGCAGCCATCTTCATTGCACAAGTCAACAACTATGAACTTGACTTTGGGCAAATCATCACAATAAG CATcactgccacagcagccagcatcGGAGCCGCAGGTATTCCCCAGGCAGGACTGGTGACAATGGTTATAGTGCTGACATCAGTGGGGCTGCCTACTGAAGACATTACACTGATCATCGCTGTGGACTGGTTTCT GGACCGCCTTAGAACGACTACAAATGTCCTGGGGGATTCTCTGGGGGCTGGCATTGTGGAGCATCTCTCCCGGCATGAGCTGGATGCGCAAGACTGCGAACTTG